A region of Lepus europaeus isolate LE1 chromosome 2, mLepTim1.pri, whole genome shotgun sequence DNA encodes the following proteins:
- the LOC133749728 gene encoding large ribosomal subunit protein eL29-like has product MAKSKNHTTHNQSRKWHRNGIKKPQSQRYESLRGVDPKFLRNMRFAKKHNKKGLKKMQANNAKAMAARAEAIKALVKSKEVKPTIPKGVSRKLDRLAYIAHPKLGRRARARIARGLRLSQPQTKAKAKTEPQIKGKVKAQIKAQAQAQIKSKGKGKAQAEAKPKAQAQAKPKAQAQTKPRAQAQAKPKAQAQTKPKAQAQTKPKAQATPAAPVPAQAPPKGAQPPAKAP; this is encoded by the coding sequence ATGGCCAAGTCCAAGAACCACACCACGCACAACCAGTCCCGAAAATGGCACAGAAATGGCATCAAGAAACCGCAATCACAAAGATATGAGTCTCTGAGAGGGGTGGACCCCAAGTTCCTGAGGAACATGCGTTTTGCCAAGAAGCACAACAAGAAGGGCCTGAAGAAGATGCAGGCCAACAACGCCAAGGCTATGGCTGCACGTGCTGAAGCTATCAAGGCCCTGGTCAAGTCTAAGGAAGTAAAGCCCACGATCCCGAAGGGTGTCAGCCGGAAGCTTGATCGACTTGCCTACATTGCCCACCCCAAGCTTGGAAGGCGTGCCCGTGCCCGCATTGCTAGGGGTCTCAGGCTGTCCCAGCCACAGACCAAGGCAAAGGCCAAGACTGAGCCCCAAATCAAGGGCAAGGTCAAGGCTCAAATCAAGGCCCAAGCTCAAGCTCAAATCAAGAgcaagggcaagggcaaggcccaggctgaagccaagcccaaggcccaggcccaagccaagcccaaggcccaggcccaaaCCAAGCCCAGGGCTCAGGCCCAAGCCAAacccaaggcccaggcccaaaCCAAGCCCAAGGCTCAGGCCCAAACcaagcccaaggcccaggccacacctgcagccccagttccagctcaggctcctcccaaaggtgcccagccccctgcaaAGGCTCCCTAG